A DNA window from Flammeovirga agarivorans contains the following coding sequences:
- a CDS encoding exo-beta-N-acetylmuramidase NamZ family protein encodes MKKSIYLIFMMISLFSCEVSSSDKKEIKEKPLEIITGAQQLSEYIDLLKGKKVGLLVNQTSQIDGIHLVDSLQNLGVHLEMIFAPEHGFRGNADAGAHVKDGIDQKSGVKIFSIYGKNKRPAPELLQQVDIVLFDIQDVGCRFYTYISSMHYMMEACAEANVPFLVLDRPNPNGMYIDGPVLNEKFKSFVGMHKIPILHGLTVGELAKMINGEKWLRGERTCDLTVIKVKNYDHSMAYSLPVKPSPNLPNDQSILLYPSLCFFEATPVSIGRGTDFPFQVIGYTNEKLGEFTFTPRSIKGAATNPVLKGEECFGQDLRTIKKGGLDLSYIVDWNKKFLSMEQKSVISKEKWMDLLCGTDQVRVMINEGKSIEEIKLSWIEELDIYKTLREKYILYHD; translated from the coding sequence ATGAAAAAATCGATCTACTTAATATTTATGATGATTTCACTTTTTTCTTGTGAGGTATCTTCATCAGATAAGAAAGAAATAAAGGAGAAGCCACTAGAAATTATTACAGGGGCTCAGCAGTTGTCAGAATATATCGATCTGTTAAAAGGAAAAAAAGTTGGGCTGCTAGTCAATCAGACCTCTCAAATTGATGGGATTCATTTAGTGGACTCTTTACAAAATTTAGGTGTCCATTTAGAAATGATCTTTGCTCCTGAACATGGTTTTAGAGGTAATGCTGATGCTGGAGCACATGTTAAAGATGGTATTGACCAGAAATCAGGTGTGAAGATATTTTCTATTTATGGAAAGAATAAACGTCCAGCTCCTGAATTATTACAACAAGTTGATATTGTGCTATTTGATATTCAAGATGTAGGGTGCCGTTTCTATACCTACATTAGCTCAATGCATTATATGATGGAGGCTTGTGCTGAAGCAAATGTTCCATTTCTTGTTTTAGACAGGCCAAATCCAAATGGAATGTATATAGATGGACCTGTATTAAATGAGAAATTTAAATCATTTGTGGGCATGCATAAAATTCCAATCTTACATGGTTTAACTGTAGGTGAATTAGCTAAAATGATCAATGGAGAAAAGTGGTTAAGAGGTGAAAGAACATGTGATCTAACAGTTATCAAAGTGAAAAATTATGATCACTCAATGGCTTATAGTTTGCCAGTCAAACCTTCACCAAATTTGCCAAATGATCAATCGATATTATTGTACCCGTCGTTATGTTTCTTCGAAGCTACTCCTGTAAGTATTGGCAGAGGGACAGATTTTCCTTTTCAGGTCATTGGTTATACAAATGAAAAATTGGGGGAATTCACTTTTACCCCAAGATCTATAAAAGGAGCGGCTACGAATCCTGTATTAAAAGGGGAGGAATGTTTTGGACAAGATCTTAGAACGATCAAGAAAGGAGGATTAGATCTATCTTATATTGTTGATTGGAATAAGAAGTTCTTATCGATGGAGCAAAAGTCAGTGATCTCGAAAGAAAAATGGATGGATTTACTTTGTGGAACAGATCAAGTAAGGGTCATGATTAATGAAGGGAAGTCTATTGAAGAAATAAAGTTGTCATGGATTGAAGAGTTGGATATATATAAAACGTTAAGAGAAAAGTATATTTTATATCATGATTAA
- a CDS encoding glycoside hydrolase family 3 protein — protein MSNYLFRFFIINLLFSSLTVFSQEHKSPKFFDASIEDLQWVDSVWQSLSNEEKIAQLFIVPHYTSRSYKEVEFLVREYNVGGVIFFKGKAIDQVNAVNRLNNVAKTPLVYTLDAEWGLGMRLPYDGISYPYAMTLGALQDDQLIYEMSSQIANQLKRVGVTVSYGPVADLNNNPLNPVISYRSFGENREKVTSKALAYMKGLEDHQVLAVAKHFPGHGDTNVDSHKSLPVIPHSRKRLDSLELYPFEQLIKEGIGGVMTAHLEVPALDDQASSLSTKVITDLLRDSLKFDGVIFTDGILMDAITKQFHDYGKADAQALVAGNDVVEFTNHIDKAIKEVLLAINQKKISWEQINEKGWRVLLMKRWLEVDKQKRLSTASLKADLQPQEAKKLIQEISDKAITVLKNSNQCISLDITKKVAIVNIGKSSTLLKKRFSEKQFDVESFYLSKNASSEQLKQLISKLSRFDVVVTQVGALYMSPGVKDIAVELAKEDEPIKKSKYPYGVTYTMLNYFHLMKDKDPKHIGVFFGNAYAIRSFVGIENIDGLIIGYQDLPELRKSVGKLLLGEINSQGKLPVTIDQRFKEGLGL, from the coding sequence ATGTCCAATTATTTATTTCGATTTTTTATTATAAATCTGTTATTCAGTAGTTTAACTGTTTTTTCTCAAGAACATAAATCACCTAAGTTTTTTGATGCTTCTATTGAAGATTTACAGTGGGTAGATTCAGTATGGCAGTCATTATCTAATGAAGAAAAAATTGCACAATTATTTATTGTTCCTCATTATACAAGTAGAAGTTATAAGGAAGTAGAGTTTCTAGTTCGTGAATATAATGTTGGCGGAGTTATCTTTTTTAAGGGGAAAGCGATAGATCAGGTCAATGCTGTCAATAGGTTGAATAATGTAGCAAAAACACCATTGGTATATACTTTAGATGCTGAATGGGGATTAGGGATGAGACTACCTTATGATGGTATTTCTTATCCTTATGCGATGACATTGGGTGCGTTACAAGATGATCAATTGATTTATGAGATGTCTTCACAAATTGCAAATCAATTGAAAAGAGTAGGTGTGACAGTAAGTTATGGACCTGTTGCAGATTTAAATAATAATCCATTAAACCCTGTGATAAGTTACCGTTCGTTTGGAGAGAATAGGGAAAAAGTTACTTCAAAAGCATTAGCATACATGAAGGGTTTGGAGGATCATCAAGTTTTGGCAGTCGCTAAACATTTTCCAGGTCATGGTGATACGAATGTTGATTCTCATAAATCATTACCAGTGATTCCACATTCTAGAAAAAGACTAGATTCTTTAGAATTATACCCATTCGAGCAATTGATAAAGGAAGGAATTGGAGGTGTAATGACTGCTCATTTAGAAGTTCCTGCTTTAGATGATCAAGCCTCTTCATTGTCAACTAAAGTAATTACTGATTTATTAAGAGATTCTCTAAAGTTTGATGGAGTGATATTTACAGACGGGATCTTGATGGATGCTATCACAAAGCAGTTTCATGATTATGGAAAAGCAGATGCTCAGGCTTTGGTAGCGGGTAATGATGTAGTAGAATTTACAAATCATATTGATAAAGCCATTAAAGAAGTGTTGTTGGCGATCAATCAGAAGAAAATATCTTGGGAACAGATCAATGAAAAGGGATGGAGAGTATTATTGATGAAAAGATGGTTGGAGGTAGATAAACAAAAGAGGTTGTCTACAGCTTCATTAAAAGCAGATCTACAACCCCAGGAAGCGAAGAAGTTGATTCAAGAAATATCTGATAAAGCGATAACCGTATTAAAGAATAGCAACCAATGTATCTCTCTTGATATAACAAAAAAAGTGGCTATTGTAAATATCGGGAAGTCATCAACTTTACTTAAAAAGAGATTTTCAGAGAAACAGTTTGACGTAGAATCATTTTACTTATCTAAAAACGCTAGTTCAGAGCAATTAAAACAATTGATAAGTAAATTATCTAGATTTGATGTGGTGGTTACACAAGTCGGGGCATTATATATGAGTCCAGGTGTTAAGGATATTGCTGTAGAATTAGCAAAAGAAGATGAACCTATTAAAAAATCGAAATATCCTTATGGAGTAACCTATACAATGTTGAACTATTTTCATTTGATGAAAGATAAAGACCCTAAACATATTGGTGTATTTTTTGGCAATGCGTATGCAATACGATCTTTTGTGGGTATTGAAAATATAGATGGATTAATAATTGGTTATCAAGATTTACCTGAATTGAGAAAGTCAGTAGGAAAGTTACTTTTAGGAGAGATAAATAGCCAAGGAAAATTACCAGTAACCATTGATCAAAGGTTTAAAGAAGGATTAGGATTATAG
- a CDS encoding CHAT domain-containing protein: MKYHFLIYIYLFPLITLAQSSLQSAQNFYEYGELDSAINILNKVNVNKQNVNYVDALKAKIYGQKSYYTKALSLCDDSLLVSSKPSYLAIINAKGYLLEHQGFSYDAIQVILQGIRKFDKYKNNNEYTKLFIESYSLLGIAYWQTGAQKEANEYLKQALVLSKKLNDSILEANCNINLGLVNSSDEPFKAQVYYEKALKEYQKAFPNEDHPSVASIYINLGVIFQQNYFLPKAIEAFEKAASIWSKLYSNDHPNVAFAYTYIAEAYLKSNQVDLALEFYDLSLQLYQVTFGDKHPEIANIYIHLGDISYDQEEYKTALNYYQKAICSNSFQFKNEDPKANPEASDYLNPFINIVALQKKAEAFEKIHFTKTLKRNDLSSGIESLEAAHHVINKVRGTLRNEEDKIKLSEITNAVYSDGIRLSIELGIASVNANKWNEKAFQFMEWSKSATLLEAIQDTNAKTFAGIPKELIEKENSLHDEISAIEQGIIKSSSITERDSLENILFNTEQSLEELISDLEQDYPKYYNLKYNASVISLKDISNKISKNEALISYFISDVEELLYIFLVTDKGLNIYTENFDDDFKDEIISLESGLKFNFDEIILMSSKYLSSRLLPFYLNDAIEKVTFLLDGKINSIPMEVLFYESVGEIDQMNAHQLPFMVTKYSIAYNFSATLAYSEDSGNEQSESGNNIAFFAPVNFTDSTGSEIYSSLPGTLSEVREIESIANTQGWSTSTYMYKKATKSNLLSASKQGYKYLHFATHGFVDEESPNQSFIFLNGEEEEPNLLHASEIYNLELNSKLVTLSACETGLGKISKGEGLIGLSRSLKYAGVENSIVSLWTVDDISTALLMQYFYEEIVKGENISKALKKAKIKLIKGSLYSSPYYWAAFSHIGH, translated from the coding sequence ATGAAATATCATTTTTTAATATATATCTACTTATTCCCATTGATCACTCTAGCACAATCTTCACTACAAAGTGCTCAGAATTTCTATGAATATGGAGAATTGGACTCTGCAATCAACATACTAAATAAGGTCAACGTAAATAAACAGAATGTAAATTATGTTGACGCTTTAAAAGCTAAGATCTATGGACAAAAAAGTTACTACACAAAAGCATTAAGTCTATGTGATGATTCATTATTAGTCTCGTCAAAACCTTCATATTTAGCGATTATTAATGCGAAAGGATATTTATTGGAACATCAAGGTTTTTCTTATGATGCCATTCAAGTCATTTTACAAGGAATTCGAAAATTTGATAAATACAAGAACAACAATGAGTACACAAAACTATTTATTGAAAGTTATTCTTTGTTAGGGATAGCTTATTGGCAGACAGGAGCTCAAAAAGAAGCCAATGAATATTTAAAACAAGCCTTAGTTTTATCAAAAAAATTAAATGATAGCATTTTAGAGGCTAATTGCAATATCAACTTAGGCTTAGTGAATTCTAGTGACGAACCATTTAAGGCTCAGGTCTATTACGAAAAGGCATTGAAGGAGTATCAAAAAGCCTTTCCAAATGAGGACCATCCTAGTGTAGCCTCTATCTATATTAACTTAGGAGTAATCTTTCAACAAAACTATTTTCTACCAAAAGCTATTGAAGCCTTTGAAAAAGCAGCAAGTATTTGGTCAAAATTATATTCTAATGACCATCCTAATGTTGCCTTTGCTTATACATATATTGCCGAAGCATACTTAAAAAGCAATCAAGTTGATCTGGCACTTGAATTTTATGATCTTTCTTTACAGTTATATCAAGTTACTTTTGGTGATAAACACCCTGAAATAGCTAATATCTACATTCACTTAGGTGATATTAGTTACGATCAGGAAGAATACAAAACTGCTCTGAATTATTATCAGAAGGCCATTTGTTCAAATAGTTTTCAATTCAAGAATGAGGATCCCAAAGCCAACCCTGAGGCAAGTGATTACTTAAATCCATTTATCAATATTGTAGCTTTGCAGAAAAAAGCAGAGGCTTTTGAAAAGATTCATTTTACAAAAACACTAAAAAGAAACGACTTATCTTCTGGTATTGAATCTTTAGAAGCTGCACACCATGTAATTAATAAAGTAAGAGGAACTTTAAGAAATGAAGAAGATAAAATCAAGCTAAGTGAAATTACCAACGCAGTATATTCAGATGGTATTCGACTTAGTATAGAATTAGGAATAGCTTCGGTAAATGCTAATAAATGGAATGAAAAAGCATTTCAATTTATGGAATGGAGTAAATCTGCTACTCTTTTGGAAGCTATTCAAGACACAAATGCAAAAACCTTTGCGGGAATTCCTAAAGAGCTTATCGAAAAAGAAAATAGCTTACATGACGAGATTAGTGCTATTGAACAAGGCATAATTAAAAGTTCATCTATTACAGAAAGAGATTCTTTAGAAAACATACTCTTTAATACTGAACAATCACTTGAAGAATTAATAAGTGATTTAGAGCAGGACTACCCTAAATATTATAATTTAAAATACAACGCTTCAGTAATTTCATTGAAAGACATTTCAAATAAAATCTCTAAGAATGAGGCGTTGATTAGTTACTTTATTTCTGATGTTGAAGAGTTATTGTATATATTTTTAGTAACAGACAAAGGTTTAAATATTTATACAGAAAATTTTGATGATGATTTTAAGGATGAAATTATAAGTCTAGAATCGGGATTGAAGTTCAATTTTGATGAAATCATTCTTATGTCTTCCAAATATCTATCGTCGAGACTACTTCCATTTTACTTAAATGATGCTATTGAAAAAGTGACTTTTCTACTCGATGGAAAGATTAATAGTATTCCAATGGAGGTCCTTTTCTATGAATCAGTAGGCGAAATTGACCAGATGAATGCACATCAATTACCTTTCATGGTAACTAAATATTCTATCGCATATAATTTTTCGGCAACTTTAGCCTATTCTGAAGATTCAGGAAATGAACAATCTGAATCAGGAAATAATATTGCTTTTTTCGCCCCAGTAAACTTTACTGACTCTACAGGCTCAGAAATTTACTCCTCTCTTCCAGGTACATTATCTGAAGTAAGAGAAATTGAAAGTATTGCCAATACACAAGGATGGTCAACCTCCACATATATGTATAAGAAGGCGACAAAATCTAATTTATTAAGTGCTTCTAAACAAGGATATAAATATTTGCATTTTGCTACTCATGGTTTTGTCGATGAAGAAAGCCCAAATCAATCTTTTATATTTTTAAATGGCGAAGAGGAAGAACCAAATCTTCTTCATGCTTCTGAAATTTACAACCTTGAATTGAACAGTAAACTAGTCACTTTATCTGCCTGTGAAACAGGTTTAGGAAAAATAAGTAAAGGAGAAGGACTAATTGGACTTTCCCGATCTTTAAAATATGCTGGAGTAGAAAATTCCATCGTATCACTTTGGACTGTAGATGACATCTCAACTGCCCTATTAATGCAATATTTCTACGAAGAAATAGTAAAAGGTGAAAATATTTCCAAAGCTTTAAAGAAGGCAAAAATTAAACTTATCAAAGGAAGTCTTTACTCCTCCCCATATTATTGGGCTGCTTTCTCACATATTGGGCATTAG
- a CDS encoding response regulator transcription factor, translating to MNETVVLVIDDEKNLLESIVDLLEINDFKVLSAESGPDALEIIKQQIPDIILCDVMMPAMNGYLFLKELRKNPLAVGVPFIFLSAKSDRHDIRKGMNLMADDYITKPFTQQELLQSIRARIDRIEVLKTEIMMFMKSIHHNLSNSNIDYNEIPETKRELDTLKALLQSQNKAIEKYCYLNSHKVRGPLCRIMGLIELFNSSDEMLSKEIVNHLKSSAEDLDKITREITFAISTHRNVKTA from the coding sequence ATGAACGAGACGGTAGTGCTGGTTATTGACGACGAAAAAAACCTACTAGAAAGCATAGTTGACTTACTCGAAATTAATGATTTTAAAGTTCTCTCGGCCGAAAGCGGGCCAGACGCACTAGAGATCATAAAGCAACAAATACCCGACATCATTTTATGTGATGTTATGATGCCTGCAATGAATGGATACCTTTTTCTTAAAGAACTTAGAAAAAATCCTTTAGCAGTTGGAGTACCTTTTATCTTTCTATCGGCGAAAAGTGATCGTCATGATATACGAAAAGGAATGAATTTGATGGCGGATGATTATATCACAAAACCGTTTACTCAACAGGAGTTACTCCAGAGTATTAGGGCTAGAATTGATAGAATAGAAGTCCTCAAAACCGAGATTATGATGTTTATGAAAAGTATTCATCACAACCTTAGCAATAGTAACATTGACTATAATGAAATACCTGAGACAAAAAGAGAATTAGATACTCTTAAGGCTTTACTCCAATCTCAGAATAAAGCTATTGAGAAATATTGTTATCTCAATTCTCACAAGGTAAGAGGTCCCCTATGTAGAATAATGGGGTTAATTGAGCTTTTTAATTCTTCTGATGAAATGCTTTCTAAAGAAATTGTCAACCACTTAAAAAGTAGTGCAGAAGATTTAGATAAAATCACAAGAGAAATAACATTTGCTATTTCTACCCATAGAAATGTAAAAACAGCCTAG
- the sufD gene encoding Fe-S cluster assembly protein SufD: MSKVIENAALKNNALAYIEDTIDAVPALTSLKTEAAEQFASTDFPSIRDEEWKYTNVKKLVSSEFNFTTSSKAVTKEDIADHLIEGVEVMVFVDGQFNAELSNYTSTDKVTFSPLSEAIQKDEALVLSHLGKYADAGLPFVGINTASIQEGVFVYAKRNALKEEAVLILNVVTANHLVVQPRVLAIAEEGAQFTFAERNVVLGDNEVLINAVSETVVAERAVVNHIKLQDENENTHLVTLSEAQQADNSVYHNVTITTGGKLVRNNLNISLGEHCEGLMTGLYLLDDKSFVDNHTMVDHKMPNSYSNELYKGILSGKSKAVFNGKIFVRQDAQKTNAFQSNKNILLSPDAVVNTKPQLEIWADDVSCSHGCTIGALDEDPMFYLRARGITEDKARALLTYAFAGDVIEKISNEPIRSLVERTVAEKMGYPLD; this comes from the coding sequence ATGAGTAAAGTAATTGAAAATGCTGCATTAAAAAATAATGCATTAGCATATATAGAAGATACAATTGATGCTGTTCCTGCTTTAACTTCTCTAAAAACTGAAGCAGCGGAACAATTTGCATCAACAGATTTTCCTTCAATCAGAGATGAAGAGTGGAAATATACTAATGTGAAGAAATTAGTTTCTTCAGAGTTTAATTTCACAACTTCATCAAAAGCAGTTACTAAAGAAGATATTGCTGATCATTTGATCGAAGGTGTTGAAGTAATGGTATTTGTTGATGGTCAGTTCAATGCTGAATTATCAAACTATACTTCAACAGACAAGGTGACTTTCTCACCACTTTCAGAAGCTATTCAAAAAGACGAAGCATTAGTTTTATCTCATTTAGGTAAATATGCTGATGCAGGGTTACCTTTCGTAGGTATTAACACAGCTTCTATCCAAGAAGGTGTATTTGTTTACGCTAAAAGAAATGCTTTAAAAGAAGAAGCAGTTCTTATTCTAAATGTTGTTACTGCTAATCATTTAGTTGTTCAACCTAGAGTTTTAGCGATTGCTGAAGAAGGTGCTCAGTTTACTTTTGCTGAAAGAAATGTAGTATTGGGAGACAATGAAGTGCTTATCAATGCAGTTTCTGAAACAGTAGTAGCAGAAAGAGCTGTTGTAAATCATATTAAATTACAAGATGAGAACGAAAATACTCATTTAGTAACGTTATCTGAGGCACAACAAGCAGATAACTCTGTATACCATAATGTGACTATCACTACTGGTGGTAAATTGGTTAGAAATAACTTAAATATCTCACTTGGTGAGCATTGTGAAGGTCTAATGACAGGTTTATACTTATTAGATGATAAATCTTTCGTAGATAACCATACAATGGTAGATCACAAAATGCCTAACTCATATTCTAATGAGTTATACAAAGGTATTTTAAGTGGTAAATCTAAAGCAGTTTTCAATGGTAAAATCTTTGTTCGTCAGGATGCACAAAAAACAAATGCATTCCAGTCAAACAAAAACATCTTACTTTCTCCAGATGCAGTTGTGAATACAAAACCACAATTAGAGATTTGGGCAGATGATGTAAGTTGTTCACATGGTTGTACAATTGGTGCTTTAGATGAAGATCCAATGTTCTATCTAAGAGCAAGAGGTATCACTGAAGATAAAGCAAGAGCTTTATTGACATATGCTTTTGCAGGTGATGTAATCGAAAAGATCTCTAATGAGCCAATTCGTTCACTTGTAGAAAGAACTGTAGCTGAAAAAATGGGTTATCCTTTGGATTAA
- the sufC gene encoding Fe-S cluster assembly ATPase SufC, which translates to MLKINDLKASIEDKEILKGINLEIKEGEVHAIMGPNGSGKSTLASVLAGREDYEVEGGDVDFDGEDLLEMSPEERAQKGLFLAFQYPVEIPGVSNTNFLRTAVNEVRKARGEEPYNAANFMKEMKEKMKIVSIDKSLMNRSLNEGFSGGEKKRNEIFHMAMLDPKLAILDETDSGLDIDALRIVANGVNTLRDGKRSFVVVTHYQRLLDYIVPDFVHVLYKGKIVKSGTKELALELEEKGYDWIIQEVEGQN; encoded by the coding sequence ATGCTGAAGATCAACGATCTAAAAGCTTCGATAGAAGACAAAGAGATTCTTAAAGGAATCAACTTGGAGATTAAAGAGGGTGAAGTGCACGCGATTATGGGACCAAACGGTTCTGGTAAAAGTACTTTAGCTTCAGTTCTTGCTGGTAGAGAAGATTATGAAGTAGAAGGTGGCGATGTTGACTTCGATGGTGAGGATTTGTTAGAGATGTCACCAGAGGAAAGAGCACAAAAAGGTTTATTCCTTGCTTTCCAATATCCAGTTGAAATCCCAGGTGTTAGTAACACTAACTTCTTAAGAACAGCTGTTAATGAGGTACGTAAAGCAAGAGGTGAGGAGCCTTATAATGCTGCGAACTTTATGAAAGAGATGAAAGAAAAGATGAAAATCGTTTCTATTGATAAATCTCTAATGAACCGTTCTTTAAACGAAGGATTCTCAGGTGGTGAAAAGAAAAGAAATGAGATCTTCCATATGGCTATGTTAGATCCAAAATTAGCGATTCTTGATGAGACAGATTCAGGTCTTGATATCGATGCATTAAGAATTGTAGCTAATGGTGTTAATACTTTAAGAGACGGTAAGCGTTCTTTTGTTGTAGTAACTCACTACCAAAGATTATTAGATTATATCGTTCCTGACTTTGTTCACGTACTTTACAAAGGTAAGATCGTAAAATCTGGTACTAAAGAATTGGCACTTGAATTAGAAGAAAAAGGATACGATTGGATTATCCAAGAAGTAGAAGGTCAAAACTAA
- a CDS encoding MaoC family dehydratase — MILIGNTYETTFSFTQDQVDAFAKLTGDTNPIHIDPEFAAGTPFKKPIMHGFLSASIFSRVLGTEFPGNGSVYLSQSMDFLRPMFVDEEYVATFEVTEIDSRRKTAIIKTVITSSQKKVTVKGEAKIMHKTLIE; from the coding sequence ATGATTTTAATAGGAAATACTTACGAGACAACTTTTTCATTTACTCAAGATCAAGTAGATGCATTTGCTAAACTAACGGGTGACACTAACCCAATTCATATTGATCCTGAGTTTGCTGCAGGTACTCCTTTTAAGAAACCTATTATGCATGGTTTTTTATCTGCAAGTATTTTTTCAAGAGTTTTAGGAACTGAATTCCCAGGAAATGGATCTGTTTATTTGTCTCAATCCATGGATTTCTTAAGACCAATGTTTGTTGATGAAGAATATGTAGCCACTTTCGAAGTGACAGAAATTGATTCTAGAAGAAAAACAGCTATAATAAAAACAGTTATCACCTCTTCTCAAAAAAAAGTAACTGTTAAAGGAGAAGCGAAAATAATGCACAAAACACTTATTGAATAA
- a CDS encoding bestrophin family protein yields MPKRNFTQSSLYMIFSYKGYLVRRLSIDLIWIVIPTTILCAVHEFNHVDIKMNFTVPGLLGAILGLLLVFRNNTAYDRWWEARKVLGGLVNTSRNYALQVENLLPESEHKNEIIKLIGAFPFVLKEHLRDGVVYAELDFLGEKLIKELKEWKHVPNAVNQLIQRRLRIAYDNKEITDFQFLKLIENSDELIDIMGKCERIHNTPMPSSHSYLLKTYIYVYAIIMPFGLIDNLSWWTIPAVMMIYYIAMSIVTISEEIEDPFGKDPNDLPVDRIAQNIYNNVQEIITK; encoded by the coding sequence ATGCCTAAAAGAAACTTCACTCAATCTTCTTTGTACATGATCTTTTCGTACAAAGGATATTTAGTTAGACGATTATCCATAGATTTAATTTGGATTGTTATCCCCACTACTATTCTATGCGCTGTTCATGAGTTTAATCATGTTGATATCAAAATGAACTTTACAGTACCGGGGCTCCTTGGTGCAATTCTAGGTTTACTATTGGTATTTAGAAATAATACCGCCTATGATCGTTGGTGGGAAGCTAGAAAAGTTCTTGGTGGATTAGTGAACACCTCAAGAAACTATGCTTTACAAGTAGAGAATCTTCTACCAGAAAGTGAACATAAAAATGAGATCATTAAATTGATTGGAGCTTTTCCATTCGTTTTAAAGGAACACTTAAGAGATGGAGTGGTCTATGCAGAACTTGATTTTTTAGGTGAAAAACTAATCAAAGAATTAAAAGAGTGGAAGCATGTACCGAATGCTGTCAATCAATTAATTCAAAGAAGGTTAAGGATTGCTTACGATAATAAAGAAATCACAGATTTTCAGTTTTTAAAGTTGATTGAAAACTCAGATGAATTAATTGACATTATGGGTAAATGTGAAAGAATTCACAATACTCCTATGCCATCATCACACTCTTATCTTCTGAAAACATACATCTATGTATATGCTATCATTATGCCTTTCGGTTTAATTGATAATCTTAGCTGGTGGACTATTCCTGCAGTTATGATGATCTATTACATAGCAATGAGTATTGTTACTATTTCAGAGGAAATTGAAGATCCATTTGGTAAAGATCCAAACGATTTACCAGTTGATAGGATCGCTCAAAATATTTACAACAACGTTCAAGAAATTATTACCAAATAA
- a CDS encoding arsenate reductase family protein: protein MSKIYYLSTCSTCKRIIEEIGKDKFDVFQDIKTEKITSEQIEEMKALSGSYDSLFSRRSRQFRPMGLHEKDLSEEDYKSLILQEYSFLKRPVIIANNQIFVGNSKKEVEKAKAALS from the coding sequence ATGTCCAAAATTTATTACCTCTCTACTTGTTCAACATGCAAGAGAATCATTGAGGAAATAGGAAAAGATAAGTTTGATGTATTTCAGGATATCAAAACTGAAAAAATCACTTCGGAACAAATTGAAGAGATGAAGGCTCTTTCAGGATCATATGATTCTTTATTCAGTAGAAGATCTAGACAATTTAGACCAATGGGACTACATGAAAAGGACTTATCTGAGGAAGATTATAAATCGTTAATACTTCAAGAATATTCTTTTTTAAAAAGACCTGTTATTATTGCAAATAATCAGATATTTGTAGGAAATAGTAAAAAAGAAGTGGAAAAAGCGAAAGCTGCCCTTTCTTAA
- the ruvX gene encoding Holliday junction resolvase RuvX, protein MGRILAIDYGTKRTGFAVTDPMKIIASSLETVQTNVAMQFIKDYLVKEEVDQFVIGLPVGLDGLETDNTKPTKSFAKKLQQNFPNIPLAYIDERFTSKMAEQSMLASGMKKKDRRVKGNVDKISATIILQSYMDQQSF, encoded by the coding sequence ATGGGAAGAATATTAGCAATAGATTACGGTACTAAAAGAACTGGCTTTGCCGTTACTGATCCGATGAAGATTATCGCATCATCATTAGAAACAGTTCAAACCAATGTGGCAATGCAGTTTATTAAAGACTACCTAGTAAAAGAGGAAGTAGATCAGTTTGTCATTGGCTTACCTGTCGGACTAGATGGATTAGAAACCGACAATACTAAACCAACTAAATCTTTTGCAAAGAAATTGCAACAAAATTTCCCTAATATTCCACTAGCCTATATTGATGAGCGATTTACATCTAAAATGGCTGAACAATCAATGTTGGCAAGTGGCATGAAAAAGAAAGACAGAAGAGTAAAAGGTAATGTAGATAAAATCAGTGCCACTATTATTCTTCAATCCTACATGGATCAGCAAAGTTTTTAA